DNA sequence from the Paenibacillus azoreducens genome:
CTTTTCGCTGATAGATTTTTGATTCATCGCTTTATTTATTGCAACCCCGAATGTTTCGTCCGTAAGCAATGAGCCGATTAAAGTCATTTTAAAGGAAGAAAGTTGGCGGAAATATGGCGATATGGCCGCACTAAGCAAAAGGTGGCGAAGATTCACGATAAAAACCGTGAGAATGATAGCTGTCACCGATCCTTGAGACGCAATCATGCCCGCCATGATAAATTGAGCGGAGCCGGCATAGATCATTGATGACATCAAGGTGATTTCCATTATGGATAGGCCGGAAGTTTTTCCTACAACGCCTGCGGCAAATCCAATACTCAAGTAACCTAACAATGTTGGTATGCAATCTTTGACGCCTTGCAAGAAGCTCTCTTCGCCCACATCAATTTCATGTTTATTTAGTTGAACGTTCTCAGACACTGTTTTATCCTCTATTCCTTTCGATGTTCTCAGATGTTATTTTCAATGACTCTCGGCCTCTCTCTTATTTCCACGAATATAGCAATCCACACTTGTCCCCCTTTTTAATAGTACATAAGAAACACAAAGAGCTTCCCTCGTCTGCATCAATCCGCGACGGGTCAGCCCCTATTTGTTAAGTCTATTTATTCAGTTTATGGCAGGATCGGGTTTATGGCAACCCATAATGTTGAAGTTTTCAGTATCGGATGTCATGCCCATCGATTCCATGTACTGCCGCTTATGTATAGAGATTGGGCTTATCGATCCGGAAGAGTATAACAAAGGCCTGTGGTATGATTATTACAAGAAAGCGGGTCAAAGCACCATTCCCAATGCAAATGAAAACACGGATCACGATCAAACAGTACACGGCTATCGAATGGCAGTTCCGCCAAGTCATTCACACGACTCATTTCCCTTCTCAATGCAGGATGAATACATGAGAATTATTTATTGTTTGTCCAGACGTTGTTAATTGGCTCAGCTTTTGAAGTAGCGCCCACATACGGCAAATGATACATGTCTTCCAGCATCCGAAGCACGTTCAAATGCGTGATCTTCTGATCGTAATTTCCTGGGCGGATATTTTCGCCTACCATAATGGTCGGGATATGGTTGCGGCTTCCATAATCGTCCTCATCCCAAGTCAAAATCAGTAAGCTATGATGGCTTTTCGCCCATTCTACATAAGGTCCCAGGTTATTTTTCAGCCAATTGTCCGCGCTTTGAATCGTTCCGTCATGCATATCATGATCCAGATTGGGAATGACAAAAGAAACGGTCGGAAGTTTGCGGTAATCGGTTGGGAAGTCTGAAAACCTCATATGAGCGGATTCCGGGACGTTGGTAAAGTTCACCCACGGACTATGTTTCCTTCCGTACTGTTTATGGGTGCATACTTTGGAACCGATCGAGGGCAAGTCCTCCGAATATCCCGCAAACGTATACTTATGTTTAATCAGCTCACTAGCCAAATTCGGCGCGTTTAATGTGTGCCCGCAGGAATCGCTATGGATGCCCTGGTTGGATCCTGAAAAAAGCACCAGATAATTAGGCTGGCTGGGGTGATCCGTACCATAGGATTGCGTGAAATACGCCCCCTGCTTAGCCAAGCTGTTCATGTAAGGAGCTGATGGATTTCCGATAATTTTTTTCTGGGAATGATTTTCCTCCATGACGATCACGACATGCTCTGGAGCTGCGGCAGCCTGTTTATTTACGTTGACAGAACGGCTGCCAGTTTTAGCGATTTGGGACTCAGGTTTGCTTTTCTCCGCTTCTGTCGGACTTACGCCTTGCACCCCCGTACAGGAGCACAAGACGATAAGCAATATCAAAACGAACGGTACTTTTCGCAGGTCGATCACTTCCTATGCGTAGAAATTTGGGCTTCTTTTTTCGCATACCGCGGCAAAATTTTCATTTCGTATTTTTCATAAAAATTCAACCCTGCATTCAACCAGTTGGATACTGTTTGGGACCGGTTCACAAGCATGTGAACGACTGCCGCCACGATGACCCCGATCAAGGCTCCACCAAGAATGTCGGTCGGGTAGTGCACACCTGTCCATACTCTTGAAAATGCAATTAAAGCCGCCATAATCAACCACGCTATGCCTTCCTTCTTCCGGTACAAGGCAAAAGAGGCGGCAATCGCGAAAGCCCCAATGGCATGATCGCTGGGAAATGAAGCGTTAGCCGCGTGCTGAATCAGTTGAATGACTGCGTGTGAAACAAAAGGACGGTCCCGGTAAAAAAGATGACCAAGCAGCCAGCTGACAGCAAGTCCACCACAAACCGATATAACGGACTGTATAACCATTTTTCGGTTATTTTCATTTCTTACAAACCAATAAATCAAAAACCCTGCAAAAAACAGATAAAAAGCATCCTCTGCGAAAAAACGCATGAACGGATTTAAAAATGAAGCGGATCTTCCCCATTCGTTGATGGCATGAAATAGTTGATAGTCGATTTGGTCAATACTCATTTTCATTCTTTCTCCTTCTGAAGATTCTAAGCCGGCCTGAGCAGGCCAGGTATGTTTACCTTACAGCATCAAAATGAGAAATTTATGAGAATTGCCTCTAAACATTTTTTTATTTCTACTGCGCGGCCGGAAGCGTGAGCGTAACCCGCGTGCCTTCATTTTCAACACTGGTCATCTTAATTTTCCCATGATAATACTCAATAAGATTTTTGGCGATCGACAGACCTAAGCCTGTTCCTTCGATTTCACGATTTCGGGCTTTATCCACACGGTAAAAGCGGTCAAATACATATTGCAGCTCTGCAGGGGGAATGCCGATGCCGTGATCCTGTACGGATATATAGACTTCATTCTGTTTCACGCGTGAAGTGATATTGATCAGCTTGCTGTCACCTGAATACTTGACTGCGTTTTCGATCACAATGAACACGATTTGCTCCAAATGGAGCGGATTGATTTTGACCAAGCTTCCCTTTTGCTCCAAGGTCAGTTCAAACGAAAATTCCGGATACAGCGTCTCCACCCGGCTTTTAATCTTGGCAAGAAAAGCATCGATCTGGATATATTCGATATGATCGGTTAATGAAGAAGTTTCCGCACGTGTTAAAGCAAGCAGACCTTGTACGAGACCTTTTAACCGGCGAACCTCCAGCAGTGATGCAGTAAGAGACTCTTCAAGTACGGCAGGGTTGTCTTTTCCCCAGCGGTTCAATAAATTTAAATGGCCCTCCAAAATCGTAATTGGAGTCCGCAGTTCATGCGACGCATCGTCTACGAATTGTTTTTGCTGCCGGAAGGACACCTCAAGTTGATCCATCAGCTCGTTGAACAAGCTGGCAAGTTCCGATATTTCGTCTCTGTTTTCAATATTGGCAACCCGTTCTTGAAGGCCTTTTTGTTTTACATTTTGAATGGTGCCTGCAAGGGCCTTAACCGGACGCAGAAATTGCTTGGCGATCGCCCATCCGCTTAAAGCACTGATGCAGACGGCTAAAAACCCTCCAATAACCATGACCCAAAGCAGGGTATCGTTAAAATGGTCGAAAGTCTCCAGATTTATCGCAATTTCGATGGTCCCATGTTCGGCTTGCAGCGCGAAAGGGCCTCTGTATACCAGGATATGATCTTCACCGTGCCATACATCTTTCAAAATTTTTCCCGCAGTTGGGACCGGTGTAATCCAGCTCGGATCAAAGTGGTTCGTGACAAGAAGCAGTTCTTTCCCCTTCGGGTCGATCATGCGGATCATCTGGTCTTTGCCGAGTATATCTCTCATATAAGATTTGGTCTCAGGGAGCATCAAGGTTTTTGCCGCATCGGATTTATCATTCAAATAAGCCTGGACCTGGGTCATCATGGTATGGAGCGTGTCTTGCTCCTGTTTCATCATCCATTGCTTCAGCACGAGGTATTGGGCAAAGTTGTACGTAGCAAACACAAGGAAAATGAGAAGCGTTGCTCCAATCATCAGCTTCCATATAACCGGCAGGCGCCTTAACAAATAAGTTATTCGCTTCATTATCGCATCACGTATCCCATGCCGCGGATGGTTTGAATAATGCTTTCTTCACCTGGCATATCAAGTTTATTGCGCAAGTATCTCACATAAACATCAACCACGTTCGTCTCTACCTGCGAGTCATAACCCCACACTAAATCCAATAACATGTCTCTGGTTTGTACCAGGTTCGGATGCTTCATGAACACCGCCAAAAGATCGAATTCGCGTTTGGTCAGATCTATGACGTTACCGCCGCGGGTTGCTATTCTTGCATCGAGGTCAATCGTTATTTCTTTGAATGTCAATACCTTATGCTCCTGATGTGCTTTAAGATCCATTCGCCGGAATAACGCCCGCATACGTGCAAGGAGTTCCTCAATGTCAAATGGTTTAGCGATATAGTCGTCCGCTCCATTATCCAACCCCGATACCCGATCCTCCAATCGGTCTCTGGCCGTCAACATGATCACGGGCGTGCTTTTTACCGTGCGGAGTCTGCGGCATACGTCAACCCCGTTGATTTTTGGAAGCATAATATCCAGCAATATCAAATCCCAGTCTTCAGACAAAGCCATCTGCAGACCGTTGTTTCCATCATAAGCCGCTTTCACAAAAAAATTCTCATGCTCAAGCTCTAGCTGTATGAAGCGCACCAAACTTTTTTCATCATCTATAATAAGAATCCGTTTCATTTTCTCCTCCTCTAACAATAATGATGCCTGGATACCATTCTAGAGGAAATCCATGAGAAATTGATGAGAAATCCTTTCCGCTCTTTATGGTACCCGAGAAATGCATCGTGATGTATTATTCCAAAGATTAATATTATATAAAATAACCCCGCAAAGAGTATCGGAAAGAATTCCGACGACTCTCGAAGAGAGGCGCTTTTGCGGAGCAAAAGTACTGAGTGACGTGCAGCCTTTGAAGCTTATTCCGATTACTTTACGGGGACCCCGGAAGTTTATACTGGCATGATTGTCTGGATTGTCTGAAATGTCAAAAAAAGCAGAACCTCGTTCGAGGCTCTGCCCTTATACAGATATTCTTCGTCTCATTCGTTCTCTGAATCCGATCTTCCGAAAGTTCTCCCGTGTTTCGAAACATGATTATGTTTTTTCACGTGAGAGACCTTGGTTGTTTGAGGCCATTTGTCTGTGGCCTGCGAATCCGCGGCAAACTGTGCATCTGTAGACTGTATATCCGCGGACTGCTTATCTGCAAACTGCGAATCAGTAGACTGCGCATTCGCCGACTGCGATACTGCGCGAGCTTGTACATTGCCAGGAATGACGCGGCGTGCGGTCATGAAACCTCGGTCCCAAGCGCTTCCCGCAAAGTTGGAAATCGTAACGCCAATGCCGACACGATAGGTATGCAGCAATTGACCATTACCGATATAGATGCTGACATGATTAATAACGCCATCATGATTCGTATCCGAAAAAACCAAATCTCCCGGCTGCAGTTGATTTTTGGAAACCGGCGTCCCTACGGTGGATTGTTGTCTCGAAGACCGCGGAAGATGGATGCCGCTTTGTTTGAATACATATTGGGTAAACGAAGAACAATCGAACTCATCTGTCCGCCCCGATGAAGCTCCGAAATGATAAGGAACGCCCATAAATTGTTTGCCTGTCGCTATAATATTGTCCGCAATGGAACTGTTGGACGAAACTGAAGCAGCATGAACCTGCTGTGCAGGAAGCAGCGCGCTTCCGGAGAAAGCAATGGAGAGACAAAGACCGACTCCGGTCAATACTTTGACGACTCGGTTTTTTTTGATGTTGTTCGTGTTGTTATTCATAAAGTCCTCCCTGAAGTAAAATTAAGGCGTGTCCCTATGAGCCTAACTATTAAAATCGAAAACGAAATGAGAGAGCGAGGGACACGCCGCCCTACACAGACAGTTATAAACGACGAAAATGAAAATTCAATGAGAAAAATTAAAAAATTGTAACTTGTTATAATTTGGATGAAAAAAAAGCCCGCAATTCATGCGGACTTTTAAAACATATATACTGCCTTTTATCAAATTAATTAGATAAGGCAAATACTCGCTTGATTTCTTTTGCTACTTCATTCATTAAATCTTCTGCTTGCGGATACAGACCGATTTTATCCATAAAAGCATGGTCTGTACCATTATACCGAATAAGCTTCGTAGGGACACCGCAGCGAGCAAGCTTCGCCGCATAAGCTTCACATTCTACAGCCAAATAATCATATTCGGCGATCGCAATCAGCGTTGGCGGCATGCCGTTTAGCTTAACCGATAAAAGCGGGGAGACATGAGGATCTCTAATATCCACATTATTTTGTAGGTAAAGCTGAAAAAGGAGATCTCCGCTTTCACCAAGCGCTGAAATCATTGGAGTGATTAGCTCTGCATGGTTGCGAATCTCATATTGGTCAAGACTCCAATTGAAATCCTCTGTTTGAACGCGGGCCATATTCACTGTCGGATAAATAAGCGCCTGAAACTTAATCATCCCTGTTCCCTTCTCATGATCCATGAGCGCGCAAACCGTAGAAAAATTGCCGCCTGCACTATCTCCAGATACGGCAATTTGCTCTGGATTGACTCTAATTTCTTCGGCATGTTTATAGACCCATGTCACGGCATCAAAGCAATCGGTCAGCCCTGCCGGGAACGGATGCTCAGGCGCTAAACGGTAATCAACGGAAACGACAACGGCGCCTGCCTTTTCTGCCAAGGCTTTGCATGGATTTTCCACAACATCGACACTTCCGCCGATGAATCCTCCGCCATGGATGAAGACAACCGCCGGAAGTATTCCTTCTTTCATAGGGGTATAGATCCGAAGAGGAATAGAACCATTCGTCCCCTCAATCGTCTTATATGTGGTTTCAACTTTGCTTTTCGTAACATCTTCATTATTCCAACCCATCATCGCCCGCATTCCCATTACAAAACCGGTCATATCTGTTGGATCTGGCGGTTG
Encoded proteins:
- a CDS encoding AzlC family ABC transporter permease; the encoded protein is MSENVQLNKHEIDVGEESFLQGVKDCIPTLLGYLSIGFAAGVVGKTSGLSIMEITLMSSMIYAGSAQFIMAGMIASQGSVTAIILTVFIVNLRHLLLSAAISPYFRQLSSFKMTLIGSLLTDETFGVAINKAMNQKSISEKWMHGLNITAYLNWIIATLAGAFFGQWITNPEKFGLDFALTGMFIGLLVLQMISRKIIIKDLVVAVSAVLIVLGTSTFLSGSMAVIAATVAAATIGMVVEKWK
- a CDS encoding alkaline phosphatase family protein, whose protein sequence is MQGVSPTEAEKSKPESQIAKTGSRSVNVNKQAAAAPEHVVIVMEENHSQKKIIGNPSAPYMNSLAKQGAYFTQSYGTDHPSQPNYLVLFSGSNQGIHSDSCGHTLNAPNLASELIKHKYTFAGYSEDLPSIGSKVCTHKQYGRKHSPWVNFTNVPESAHMRFSDFPTDYRKLPTVSFVIPNLDHDMHDGTIQSADNWLKNNLGPYVEWAKSHHSLLILTWDEDDYGSRNHIPTIMVGENIRPGNYDQKITHLNVLRMLEDMYHLPYVGATSKAEPINNVWTNNK
- a CDS encoding undecaprenyl-diphosphatase encodes the protein MSIDQIDYQLFHAINEWGRSASFLNPFMRFFAEDAFYLFFAGFLIYWFVRNENNRKMVIQSVISVCGGLAVSWLLGHLFYRDRPFVSHAVIQLIQHAANASFPSDHAIGAFAIAASFALYRKKEGIAWLIMAALIAFSRVWTGVHYPTDILGGALIGVIVAAVVHMLVNRSQTVSNWLNAGLNFYEKYEMKILPRYAKKEAQISTHRK
- a CDS encoding HAMP domain-containing sensor histidine kinase, with product MKRITYLLRRLPVIWKLMIGATLLIFLVFATYNFAQYLVLKQWMMKQEQDTLHTMMTQVQAYLNDKSDAAKTLMLPETKSYMRDILGKDQMIRMIDPKGKELLLVTNHFDPSWITPVPTAGKILKDVWHGEDHILVYRGPFALQAEHGTIEIAINLETFDHFNDTLLWVMVIGGFLAVCISALSGWAIAKQFLRPVKALAGTIQNVKQKGLQERVANIENRDEISELASLFNELMDQLEVSFRQQKQFVDDASHELRTPITILEGHLNLLNRWGKDNPAVLEESLTASLLEVRRLKGLVQGLLALTRAETSSLTDHIEYIQIDAFLAKIKSRVETLYPEFSFELTLEQKGSLVKINPLHLEQIVFIVIENAVKYSGDSKLINITSRVKQNEVYISVQDHGIGIPPAELQYVFDRFYRVDKARNREIEGTGLGLSIAKNLIEYYHGKIKMTSVENEGTRVTLTLPAAQ
- a CDS encoding response regulator transcription factor, producing MKRILIIDDEKSLVRFIQLELEHENFFVKAAYDGNNGLQMALSEDWDLILLDIMLPKINGVDVCRRLRTVKSTPVIMLTARDRLEDRVSGLDNGADDYIAKPFDIEELLARMRALFRRMDLKAHQEHKVLTFKEITIDLDARIATRGGNVIDLTKREFDLLAVFMKHPNLVQTRDMLLDLVWGYDSQVETNVVDVYVRYLRNKLDMPGEESIIQTIRGMGYVMR
- a CDS encoding C40 family peptidase, which codes for MNNNTNNIKKNRVVKVLTGVGLCLSIAFSGSALLPAQQVHAASVSSNSSIADNIIATGKQFMGVPYHFGASSGRTDEFDCSSFTQYVFKQSGIHLPRSSRQQSTVGTPVSKNQLQPGDLVFSDTNHDGVINHVSIYIGNGQLLHTYRVGIGVTISNFAGSAWDRGFMTARRVIPGNVQARAVSQSANAQSTDSQFADKQSADIQSTDAQFAADSQATDKWPQTTKVSHVKKHNHVSKHGRTFGRSDSENE
- a CDS encoding alpha/beta hydrolase, yielding MNDTTSYENLVSKLSEEIPATKKSGFDFIVKPIPDSNAIGELDPRVLQVTLQTAEKMASLEIQPPDPTDMTGFVMGMRAMMGWNNEDVTKSKVETTYKTIEGTNGSIPLRIYTPMKEGILPAVVFIHGGGFIGGSVDVVENPCKALAEKAGAVVVSVDYRLAPEHPFPAGLTDCFDAVTWVYKHAEEIRVNPEQIAVSGDSAGGNFSTVCALMDHEKGTGMIKFQALIYPTVNMARVQTEDFNWSLDQYEIRNHAELITPMISALGESGDLLFQLYLQNNVDIRDPHVSPLLSVKLNGMPPTLIAIAEYDYLAVECEAYAAKLARCGVPTKLIRYNGTDHAFMDKIGLYPQAEDLMNEVAKEIKRVFALSN